The genomic stretch ATCCACGTTTCCCAGACACATCGACCGGACGGCTCCGTCGCCCTCGATCTCGTACCCGAACTCGCGCGCCCCGATCCCGACGCCGTCTGCCGTTGGTCGCTCGTGCTCGACGGCACCACGGTCGCCACAGGCGAAGGCACGCACGCCGAAGTCCCGCAGCCGCGTCTCTGGTGGCCCAACGACCACGGCGCACAGCCGCTGTATTCACTTTCCGTCGACGTCGTCTCGGGCGACGGCCGTCCCCTCGGCACGTGGACTCGCCGCATCGGCCTGCGCACGATCACGCTCGACCGCACGCCCGACGCCGCGGGCGAGAGTTTCCGCTTCGTCGTCAACGGCCGCCCCATTTTCGCCAAAGGCGCCAACTGGATCCCCGCCCACAGTTTCGTCGCCGGTCTCGGGCGCGCCGACTACGCTCGCGATCTGCGCAGCGCTGCTCTCGCCCACATGAACATGATCCGCGTCTGGGGCGGCGGCATCTACGAGAGCGAGGACTTCTACGACCTTTGCGACGAACTCGGCCTGCTCGTCTGGCAGGACTTCATGTTCGCCTGCACGCGCTACCCGGCGGACGCCGACTTTCTCGCGAGCGTCCGCGACGAAGCGAAGTTTCAAGCCCGCCGCCTCCGGCACCGCGCCTGCCTCGCCCTCTGGTGCGGCAACAACGAGGTGTTTCACTGCAACCCCGAGGAACACCGCAACGACCCGCGCATCATCGCGCAGTACGAGGCGCTGTTTCACGAAGCCCTCCCGCAAGCGCTCGCCACCGTCGATACGAGCACGACCTACTGGCCCGGCTCCCCGTGGCGCGGCGATCCCGATCACCACCACGAGACGGGAGAGAAGCGCGGCGACACCCACTTCTGGGACGTGTGGCACGCGCGACACCCGGTGAAGGACTACGAGAAGTACCGCTTCCGCTTCTGCTCGGAGTTCGGCATGCAGAGCTTCTGCTCGCCGGAGACGCAGGCCACCTTCTGCCCGCCCGACGACCCCAACGTCTTCGGCGCGACGATGGAGAACCACCAGAAGAATCGCGCCGGCAACCAGATCATCCTCGACTACGTCTCGCGCCGCTACCGCTTCCCCAAGGGTCAGGACGAGTTGATCTATCTGTCCCAGCTCAACCAAGCGCTCTGCATGCAGATGGGCGTCGAGCACTGGCGCCGCCACATGCCGCATTGCATGGGCGCGCTCTATTGGCAGCTCAACGACTGCTGGCCCGTCGCTTCGTGGAGTTCGATCGAGTTCACGGGCCGATGGAAAGCCCTGCACCACGCAGCCCGCCGCTTCTTCGCGCCCACGGTCGTCTCGGCCTTCGTCCCCGGCGACGAGACCGCCACGATCGGCAACTACCGCCGCACCACCGTCGGCCTCGTCCACCTCTACACCGTCCACGACGCACCCGAGCCCGCGAAGGGCGTGCTGCATTGGGAGCTCTTCCACCTCGACGGCCGCCGCCTCCTCGGCGGCTCGAAACGCGTCGCCCTCCGCTACGGAGAGAGCGTCGAGCAAAAGACCCTCGACCTTCGCCCCGCCATGGAGCGCCACGGTCGCGATCACGTCTACCTCCGCATCGGTCTCGACGTCGCCGAGCGGACCGTGAGCGAAGACACCGTCCTGCTCACCCGCCCGCGGTTTCTCTCGCTCCCGCGCGGCCGCACCAAGGTGCGCGTGCGCTCGCTCGACTCGCACCGTTGCGAGATCACGTTCCGCAGCACGGTCTTCCAGCACCGCTTCTCGTTTCGCTTCGGCACCTTGTCGCACCTCGCGAGCGACGACTTCTTCGACCTCTATCCGGACAAGGACAAGGTCGTCACCGTCGACTTCGAGAAACCCGTGACCGCCGCCAAGGCCAAGGAAAAGCTCCGCTTCCACTCTCTCGTCGACACCTACTGACGAACCCACCGCGCGTCCGTATCCGCTTTTCACCTACGAAGACCAGTCCCATGCCCGACCCCGCCCCAGCCACGCCTTCGTCCACGCCCGGCGATCCGCATCCCCCGACCGCCCCCGAGGACAAGGTCCCGATCCGCCAGAAGATCGCCTACGGCATGGGCACCACGATCGACATGTGGGGCAACTGGCTCTACCCGGGCATCGTCTGGCCGGTCTTCAACATCTTCCTCGGCGTGCCGCCGTGGTTGATCAGTCTCGCCCTCTTCCTCAACCGCATCTTCGACGCGTTTTCCGATCCCCTCTTCGGCTGGCTCTCCGACAACACCCGCACGCGCTGGGGTCGCCGCCGCCCCTACATCCTCGTCGGTGCCGGTCTCGCCGGAGTCTGCCTCCCCGCTCTCGTCTGGGTTTCCCCCGGTTGGAGTTCGTCGCACCTCTTCGGCGTCGAGATACCCAACTACTTCTGGTACATGGTCGTCACCTCGGCGGCCTACATCACGATCGTGAGCTGCTTCAACGTCCCATGGCAGAGCCTCGGGGCCGAACTCACGCCCGACCTGCGCGAACGCACCAGCGTCTTCTCCTACAAGACCGCCATCCAAAAGATCCCCGAACTCGCACTCTTCGCCGCCTCGGCCTTCGCCACCGCTAAGGTCTGGAACGGCGCCGAAGCGGGCGACGTCGGCGATCGCCTCGGCCTGATGTGGAGCCTGAGCATGGGTTGGTTCGGCGACTTCTTCGGCAGTCTCTTCACCTTCGACTTCGCCTCGGTCGGCGCGCTCGTGTCCAACCCCTTCGGTTGGTCCATCCCCATGGAAGGCGAGACCAACATCCTCCTCGGAGCCAAGACCTACCTCGTCATCCTCGGCTCGATCATGATCCTCGTCGGGATCGTGGTGTTTCTCGTCACCCGCGAGCGCTACTACGGCTCGGTCGTCGCCCGCAAACAGCACAAAGTCGGCATCGGCGACACGATCTGGAAAGCACTCAAGTGCCGGCCGTTCCGCGCGAACCTTTCCATGGCGTTCGTCTACGCCATGAGCACGAGCATGGTCGGCACGCTCGGCTACTACACGACTGTCTACTACGTCTGCGGC from Opitutales bacterium ASA1 encodes the following:
- a CDS encoding glycoside hydrolase family 2 TIM barrel-domain containing protein, whose product is MQTLPLSSQQWRFRDATDRSSWRAASVPGCVHTDLRRLERIPDPFWGTNELDLQWIEERDWEYRTQFQASAALLAEEVIELVADGLDTVATVLLNGTEVARTDNMFVGWRWDVKPLLRRGRNELVVRFGSAMDYIRTHRLEHQPRETNDPVGRCTVIRKQQCQFGWDWGPRFVTAGIWRDIRLEAWSANRVECIHVSQTHRPDGSVALDLVPELARPDPDAVCRWSLVLDGTTVATGEGTHAEVPQPRLWWPNDHGAQPLYSLSVDVVSGDGRPLGTWTRRIGLRTITLDRTPDAAGESFRFVVNGRPIFAKGANWIPAHSFVAGLGRADYARDLRSAALAHMNMIRVWGGGIYESEDFYDLCDELGLLVWQDFMFACTRYPADADFLASVRDEAKFQARRLRHRACLALWCGNNEVFHCNPEEHRNDPRIIAQYEALFHEALPQALATVDTSTTYWPGSPWRGDPDHHHETGEKRGDTHFWDVWHARHPVKDYEKYRFRFCSEFGMQSFCSPETQATFCPPDDPNVFGATMENHQKNRAGNQIILDYVSRRYRFPKGQDELIYLSQLNQALCMQMGVEHWRRHMPHCMGALYWQLNDCWPVASWSSIEFTGRWKALHHAARRFFAPTVVSAFVPGDETATIGNYRRTTVGLVHLYTVHDAPEPAKGVLHWELFHLDGRRLLGGSKRVALRYGESVEQKTLDLRPAMERHGRDHVYLRIGLDVAERTVSEDTVLLTRPRFLSLPRGRTKVRVRSLDSHRCEITFRSTVFQHRFSFRFGTLSHLASDDFFDLYPDKDKVVTVDFEKPVTAAKAKEKLRFHSLVDTY
- a CDS encoding MFS transporter, with amino-acid sequence MPDPAPATPSSTPGDPHPPTAPEDKVPIRQKIAYGMGTTIDMWGNWLYPGIVWPVFNIFLGVPPWLISLALFLNRIFDAFSDPLFGWLSDNTRTRWGRRRPYILVGAGLAGVCLPALVWVSPGWSSSHLFGVEIPNYFWYMVVTSAAYITIVSCFNVPWQSLGAELTPDLRERTSVFSYKTAIQKIPELALFAASAFATAKVWNGAEAGDVGDRLGLMWSLSMGWFGDFFGSLFTFDFASVGALVSNPFGWSIPMEGETNILLGAKTYLVILGSIMILVGIVVFLVTRERYYGSVVARKQHKVGIGDTIWKALKCRPFRANLSMAFVYAMSTSMVGTLGYYTTVYYVCGGDVSVGSQWNFLMGLTNTFIGVLGVPFFAFFAARLGKRGGMMLVQLSAIFVFASTWWLYTPDVMWLQLFASGFIAFTGAGFWMLYGSIGADIYDYDELEHGMRREGAFTACGSWIMKVGQAVGIGFSGVVLSATGFDAALGGAQTESAIFNIRFYLAAIPIAGLVLALIILSRLGLTDQRVREIRRELEARRGRV